The Nocardioides zeae genome includes the window CAGGGCGGGCGCGCCGTGACCGACCGAGCCGCCCGACGAGGCAGGGAGGTTAACGACCGTTCACTAATGCGGTCGAGCGCGACGCCGCGCGGGACACCCGGTCCCGGGCGGTCAGGCGAGTGTCAGGATCGCGTGCGCCGACTTCGTCAGCATCGCGGTCAGCTCGTCGTCCGGCAGGACGACCTGGTGGAAGAGCACCGCCTGGATGGCTCCGATGGCGACGTTCACCCGCGTGCGGGTGACCGGCTCGCTCGTCTGCTCGAGCTCGGCCAGCACGTGCACCCACTCCTCGAGGTACAGGCGCTGCTTGCGGCGCAGGCGCACCTGGTCCTCGCGCGGGAGGTTGGAGATCTCGTTGTGGTAGATCTGCGCGAGGTGCCGCTTGTGCACGACGAAGCCGACCTGGCCGCGCACCAGCTCGTCGAGGGCCGCCGCCAGGTCGGTGGTGCCCTCCACCGCTGCCCGCCCCTGCTCGAGCAGGTCGTCGATGACGCGCTCGAAGAGCTCGACGAGGATCGCGGCCTTGGAGCCGAAGTGGCGGTAGATGCCCGAGCCGACGATGCCGGCGCGCTCGCCGATCTCGGCCATGGACACGGCGTGGTAGCCGTTGTCGGCGAGGAGGCCGGCAGCTGCCTCGAGGATCTTCTCCCGACGGTCCGGGTCGCGGGTGCGTTGCGCCACCAGACCCACCCCCTCGCTCCGCGGTGCCGACCACTTCCGGACCCGGACCCTAGCAACGCCGTACGGCGCTGCCGGTGCGGACCCGCGACGTCAGGTCCCGTGGTGGCGCACCACGGTGGCCGCGCTGCAGAGCCGGCCGTCGCCGTCCCGCGCCTCGACGCCGACGACGGCGAGGGTGCGGCCGGCGTGCAGCACGCGCGGGACGAGCTCGAGGTCGACCCCGGTCGGTACGCCGCGGACGAGCTGCACCCGCACCGAGGCCGTCGACGGCAGCGTCGGGGCGGCCAGTGCCGCCGCGCGCTCGTGGAAGCAGACGTGCATGCCCCCGTGGAGGTTGCCCAGGGGGTTGGCGAAGCGCGACGACGTCCGCACCGTGAGGCCGCGGGCCCGCTGGGCGACCCCGCCGCCCAGCACGGTGTCGAGGTCGGTGCGGTCGACCGGACCGAGGTCGA containing:
- a CDS encoding TetR/AcrR family transcriptional regulator, with the protein product MAQRTRDPDRREKILEAAAGLLADNGYHAVSMAEIGERAGIVGSGIYRHFGSKAAILVELFERVIDDLLEQGRAAVEGTTDLAAALDELVRGQVGFVVHKRHLAQIYHNEISNLPREDQVRLRRKQRLYLEEWVHVLAELEQTSEPVTRTRVNVAIGAIQAVLFHQVVLPDDELTAMLTKSAHAILTLA